The proteins below come from a single Drosophila kikkawai strain 14028-0561.14 chromosome 3R, DkikHiC1v2, whole genome shotgun sequence genomic window:
- the LOC108084349 gene encoding putative serine protease K12H4.7: MKYFLVVLAVLAPLTAAASLGEQKPKPNAFVQSLRDLHRGPPVEPSKTRAKVEERWIDQWLDNFDEQNNATWKDRIFINERYFVDGSPIFIYLGGEWKIYPDSITSGLWKDIAKKHNGSLVYTEHRFFGESIPITPLSTENLQKYQSVEQALADVITVIETLKEEDKYKNSKVVVSGCSYSATMAAWIRKLYPDTIKGSWASSAPILAKVDFKDYMKVVGQAYATLGGQYCYDLIDNATAYYEDLFDNGKGKQAKKELNLCDEFDVDSEQDRWQIFSTIANIFAGIAQYQKPEKYDLPQYCSVLRSFSDDDSVALSKFINWKIHEHSGECISATYKGAVGYYEWSKENYEDSDLPWIFQTCSEFGWFQSSASSQQPFGSTFPATLYEDTCEGVFGSKYDSAGIHAKVRNTNKVFGGLDVNATNIYFVQGELDGWSKVGAGVAQGATIIPLASHCPDTASISASDSAELVASKKKLIKLVAEWLADE; encoded by the exons ATGAAGTATTTCCTAGTAGTCCTAGCAGTACTAGCACCCCTGACTGCAGCAGCCAGCCTGGGGGAGCAGAAGCCGAAGCCTAACGCCTTCGTCCAGTCCCTGAGGGACTTGCATCGGGGTCCACCAGTGGAGCCCTCAAAGACCAGAGCCAAGGTGGAGGAGCGTTGGATCGACCAGTGGCTGGACAATTTTGATGAGCAAAACAACGCAACTTGGAAGGAC CGCATCTTCATCAACGAGCGCTACTTTGTCGACGGTTCCCCCATTTTCATTTACCTGGGCGGTGAATGGAAGATTTATCCCGATAGCATCACCTCTGGCCTCTGGAAGGACATTGCCAAGAAGCACAACGGCTCCCTCGTCTACACCGAACATCGTTTCTTTGGGGAGAGTATCCCAATAAC CCCACTTTCTACTGAGAATCTGCAAAAGTACCAAAGCGTCGAGCAGGCCCTGGCCGATGTGATCACCGTTATTGAGACCCTGAAGGAGGAGGACAAGTATAAGAACTCCAAGGTAGTGGTCTCCGGCTGCTCCTACTCGGCCACCATGGCCGCCTGGATTCGTAAGCTCTATCCTGACACCATTAAGGGCAGCTGGGCCTCATCGGCTCCGATACTGGCCAAGGTGGACTTCAAGGACTACATGAAGGTTGTGGGCCAGGCGTACGCAACTCTTGGCGGACAATACTGCTACGATTTGATCGACAATGCCACCGCCTACTACGAGGATCTCTTCGACAATGGAAAGGGAAAGCAGGCTAAGAAGGAGCTAAATCTGTGTGACGAATTCGATGTTGACAGCGAGCAGGATCGCTGGCAGATATTCAGCACCATTGCCAATATCTTCGCCGGCATTGCCCAATACCAAAA GCCTGAGAAGTACGACCTGCCCCAGTACTGTTCGGTGCTGCGATCCTTCAGCGACGACGATTCCGTGGCCCTGTCCAAGTTTATCAACTGGAAAATCCACGAGCACTCTGGCGAGTGCATCAGTGCTACCTACAAAGGAGCTGTGGGCTACTATGAATGGTCCAAGGAAAACTACGAAGATA GCGATCTGCCTTGGATCTTCCAGACCTGCAGCGAGTTCGGTTGGTTCCAATCTTCGGCCAGCAGCCAACAGCCCTTTGGATCCACTTTCCCGGCCACTCTGTACGAGGACACCTGCGAGGGTGTCTTCGGGTCCAAGTACGACTCGGCTGGTATCCACGCCAAGGTCAGGAATACCAACAAGGTGTTTGGTGGCCTGGACGTGAATGCCACCAATATCTACTTTGTGCAGGGTGAGTTGGATGGCTGGAGCAAGGTGGGCGCAGGAGTTGCCCAGGGAGCCACCATTATCCCATTGGCCTCCCACTGCCCCGACACGGCATCTATCAGCGCCTCCGACAGTGCCGAACTGGTGGCCTCTAAGAAGAAGCTTATCAAGCTGGTGGCCGAGTGGCTGGCCGATGAGTAG
- the LOC108084352 gene encoding translational activator of cytochrome c oxidase 1 — translation MSYKHDLETADKILPNKLTKLKASMNPSLPRPAIICSDSKKLENDKRNGLDLEMSDEPEAAIVKRVRWAPIIVSRSSSKSFNYITPSSTKQIPFDQDTPDEVRLAHRLRLAVHRGGGSIDPEKNFELRAQLSPLQLPYSQVQRILRECELYEREYDTYSLHIDYGRQLVAMVCKVRTNDLKAVKLRLANFLRQYKSRLFNRHLLTETGLIQANFPKSLWSPSDFQQTVCTDALWCKATDSRITDFEKKDVLFKCQPNDLREATAKLRHCGYKIVHTELGYCPNKPMVNLTDRQMKRYQEFLKRLKQDEDIVKVYDNVRVQ, via the coding sequence atgTCATACAAGCACGACTTAGAAACCGCGGACAAAATACTTCCTAACAAACTTACTAAGCTGAAGGCCAGCATGAATCCCTCATTACCGAGACCGGCGATAATCTGCAGCGATTCTAAAAAGCTGGAAAACGACAAGCGCAATGGCTTGGATCTGGAGATGTCAGATGAACCGGAGGCAGCGATCGTGAAGAGAGTGCGATGGGCTCCGATTATTGTGAGCAGAAGCTCGAGTAAGTCCTTCAATTACATCACACCATCGAGCACAAAGCAGATCCCATTCGACCAGGATACACCAGATGAGGTGCGACTGGCCCATAGGCTGCGGCTGGCAGTGCATCGTGGCGGAGGTTCCATCGATCCCGAGAAGAATTTCGAGCTTCGGGCTCAACTTTCGCCCTTACAGCTGCCCTACAGTCAGGTTCAGCGTATCTTGAGAGAGTGTGAGCTGTACGAGCGCGAATACGACACCTATTCGCTTCACATAGACTACGGTCGACAACTGGTGGCAATGGTTTGCAAGGTCAGGACTAATGACCTCAAGGCAGTGAAGCTGCGCTTGGCCAACTTCCTTCGGCAATACAAATCTCGCCTTTTCAACCGTCACCTACTTACGGAAACAGGCCTAATCCAGGCCAATTTTCCCAAGTCACTGTGGAGTCCCTCTGACTTTCAACAAACAGTGTGCACAGATGCATTGTGGTGCAAAGCTACTGACAGCCGCATCACAGATTTTGAAAAGAAGGACGTTTTGTTCAAGTGTCAGCCCAATGACCTGCGAGAGGCAACGGCCAAACTGAGGCACTGTGGCTACAAGATAGTCCACACCGAACTGGGGTATTGCCCAAACAAGCCGATGGTCAACTTGACCGACCGTCAAATGAAGCGCTACCAGGAATTTCTCAAACGACTCAAGCAGGACGAAGATATCGTAAAAGTCTACGATAATGTGCGAGTTCAGTAA